In Prunus dulcis chromosome 1, ALMONDv2, whole genome shotgun sequence, the following are encoded in one genomic region:
- the LOC117636574 gene encoding HBS1-like protein isoform X3, producing MPRKVNYGVDYDDDYDVYDDYDYDDDSAIKKNGKALESKRETERPEVWRCSICTYDNEGSMSACDICGVLRNPVVKSNSDKKTASVNDLKSSKVSSKVAKKSGAVSGQSSAEWSDSSSAIGERSKQDRFDEGNQLENQTVSYHDGSSDIITLQANGRLCDGSSAPQPRSRHDSVDGSTNSSVIRGKQQSVTSGLKNLDLDARSGSSNNVNVRESHSQAEYKPENWMLPDQAVDTLTQLNLAIVGHVDSGKSTLSGRLLHLLGRISKKEMHKYEKEAKLQGKGSFAYAWALDESAEERERGITMTVAVAYFDSRKYHVVVLDSPGHKDFVPNMISGATQADAAILLVDASVGAFEAGVDGSKGQTKEHAQLIRSFGVDQIIVAVNKMDIVEYSKDRFDLIKERLGTFLRSCGFKDSLVSWIPLSAMENQNLVEAPSDVGFSSWYHGPYLLDAIDSLQPPTREFSKPLLMPICDVIKSSSQGQVSACGKLEAGALRSGFKVLIMPSGELGTVRSLERDSQACVIARAGDNVAVTLQGIDGGHVMAGGVLCHPGFPVAVAKHLEMKVLVLDVTTPILIGSQLEFHIHHAKEAARVVKISSLLDRKTGKVARKAPRCLTAKQNAIVEVVLHQPVCVEEFSNSRALGRAFLRALGSTIAVGIVTRIIEEQK from the exons ATGCCTCGTAAAGTAAACTACGgagttgattatgatgatgacTACGATGTCTATGACGattatgattatgatgatgatTCTGCCATAAAAAAGAATG GCAAAGCACTTGAGTCAAAGCGGGAAACTGAAAGGCCTGAGGTCTGGCGTTGTTCCATTTGCACGTACGACAATGAGGGGAGCATGTCTGCATGCGACATTTGTGGGGTTCTTCGAAACCCTGTGGTGAAAAGCAATAGTGATAAGAAAACAG CCAGTGTTAATGACTTGAAATCTTCAAAAGTTTCCTCGAAGGTTGCTAAGAAGAGTGGTGCAGTTAGTGGACAATCAAGTGCTGAATGGTCAGATAGCTCCTCTGCAATAGGGGAAAGAAGTAAACAAGATAGATTTGATGAGGGAAACCAGTTGGAGAATCAGACAGTCAGCTATCATGATGGAAGTAGTGACATAATTACTTTACAAGCAAATGGTAGATTGTGTGATGGTTCGTCAGCACCGCAGCCAAGAAGCAGACATGACAGTGTGGATGGGAGCACAAATTCTTCTGTGATTAGGGGCAAGCAGCAGAGTGTTACCAGTGGCTTGaaaaatttggatttggatgcTAGATCTGGATCTTCTAATAATGTTAATGTTAGAGAATCTCATTCACAAGCAGAGTACAAACCTGAAAATTGGATGCTCCCTGACCAAGCTGTAGATACACTGACTCAACTAAATCTTGCAATA GTTGGCCATGTTGATTCTGGAAAATCAACACTCTCAGGTAGACTGCTTCATCTTTTGGGAAGGATAtctaaaaaagaaatgcaCAAATATGAGAAAGAGGCGAAGTTACAG GGTAAGGGCTCTTTCGCATATGCTTGGGCATTGGATGAGAGTGCagaagaaagggaaagagGAATAACTATGACAGTGGCCGTTGCATATTTTGATTCCAGAAAATATCATGTTGTTGTGCTCGACTCGCCTGGCCATAAAGATTTTGTTCCAAACATGATATCTGGGGCAACACAAGCTGATGCCGCGATACTTCTCGTAGATGCTTCAGTTGGCGCATTCGAAGCTGGTGTGGATGGTAGCAAGGGACAGACAAAGGAGCATGCACAACTTATCAGAAGCTTTGGTGTTGATCAAATTATAGTTGCCGTGAACAAGATGGATATTGTTGAGTACTCCAAGGATcggtttgatttgattaaagAGAGACTTGGAACATTTCTCCGTTCCTGTGGCTTCAAAGATTCTTTGGTGTCTTGGATTCCACTGAGTGCCATGGAAAATCAGAATTTGGTAGAAGCTCCTTCTGATGTCGGTTTTTCTTCTTG GTACCATGGACCTTACCTGTTGGATGCAATTGATTCCCTCCAACCTCCCACAAGAGAGTTTTCAAAGCCACTGCTCATGCCTATATGTGATGTCATTAAATCTTCTTCACAAGGACAGGTATCTGCTTGTGGTAAATTGGAAGCGGGAGCTCTCCGAAGTGGATTCAAG GTTCTGATTATGCCTTCGGGAGAATTAGGGACCGTACGCTCTTTAGAACGTGACTCTCAGGCTTGTGTAATTGCGAGAGCTGGAGACAATGTGGCTGTTACTCTGCAAGGCATAGATGGAGGTCATGTGATGGCAGGAGGTGTGCTCTGTCACCCTGGTTTCCCAGTTGCAGTTGCAAAACATTTGGAAATGAAAGTGCTGGTTTTGGATGTTACAACCCCAATTTTAATTGGCTCTCAG TTGGAATTTCACATACACCATGCAAAGGAGGCTGCCAGAGTTGTAAAAATATCGTCATTACTTGATCGCAAGACTGGCAAAGTGGCAAGAAAGGCTCCTCGCTGTCTTACTGCAAAGCAGAACGCCATTGTAGAG GTTGTTTTGCACCAGCCAGTTTGTGTGGAAGAGTTCTCTAATTCCAGAGCCCTTGGGAGGGCATTTTTAAGGGCATTAGGAAGCACTATTGCCGTTGGCATTGTAACCCGGATTATAGAGGAGCAGAAATAG
- the LOC117616082 gene encoding uncharacterized protein LOC117616082 isoform X2: MAFKASNERGVGLQPSSFNMEDVELNTNWEDVTCPICLDFPHNGVLLQCSSYEKGCHAFVCDTNHLHSNCLDRFKSAYGMSSPSKSDVSPAVNTEQMASEEDCRPTCPLCRGEVTGWVVVDKARRHLDVKKRCCEEHQCTFMGTYLELQKHAQLEHPHSRPSKIDPARQLDWDNFQQSSEIIDVLSTIHSEVPRGVVLGDYVIEYGDDETGDEFEDFHGDERNWWTSCILYQVFDNLRNSRNRRRSRVGDARRGSRRASYDNSNSDEGSVTSVEFPEYRADETDDDFMSTNGSSRGGSSHRSA, encoded by the exons ATGGCCTTTAAAGCTTCTAATGAAAGAGGAGTTGGGCTTCAACCCAGTTCATTCAATATGGAAGATGTTGAATTAAATACAAATTGGGAAGATGTGACTTGTCCTATATGTTTGGATTTCCCTCACAACGGTGTACTCCTTCAGTGCTCATCTTATGAGAAAGGATGCCATGCTTTTGTTTGTGATACAAACCACTTACACTCCAATTGTTTAGACCGTTTCAAAAGTGCATATGGTATGTCATCTCCTTCAAAATCTGATGTGAGTCCTGCAGTAAATACTGAACAAATGGCATCAGAAGAAGATTGCAGGCCTACTTGTCCCTTGTGTAGGGGGGAAGTTACTGGGTGGGTTGTTGTTGACAAGGCTCGTAGACATCTAGATGTGAAGAAGCGTTGTTGTGAGGAGCATCAATGTACGTTTATGGGTACATACTTGGAATTACAAAAACATGCTCAACTAGAGCATCCTCATTCTCGTCCTTCAAAAATTGATCCTGCTCGGCAGCTTGATTGGGATAATTTCCAGCAGTCCTCCGAGATCATAGATGTTTTGAGCACTATTCATTCGGAAGTCCCTCGTGGGGTGGTTTTAGGAGACTATGTGATTGAATATGGTGATGATGAGACTGGAGATGAGTTTGAGGACTTCCATGGGGACGAACGTAACTGGTGGACCTCCTGTATCTTATATCAGGTTTTTGATAACTTACGAAATTCTAGAAACAGAAGAAGGTCAAGAGTTGGTGACGCAAGAAGAGGAAGTCGCCGAGCAAGCTACGATAATTCGAATTCTGATGAAGGTTCTGTGACATCTGTTGAATTCCCTGAGTATAGAGCAGATGAGACTGATGATGATTTTATGAGTACAAATGGGTCCTCAAGGGGTGGCTCCAGTCATCGCAG TGCTTAA
- the LOC117636574 gene encoding HBS1-like protein isoform X1 yields the protein MPRKVNYGVDYDDDYDVYDDYDYDDDSAIKKNGKALESKRETERPEVWRCSICTYDNEGSMSACDICGVLRNPVVKSNSDKKTVEGRCKDSGASIMAKSLFASLPCQTPKQAVLFHQQKDDFVIEEGNNFHKLGDFQGPIHEFYNAFNIHNNHHINIAPFKFDVPSPDDLVSNGLWSSRTGSKASVNDLKSSKVSSKVAKKSGAVSGQSSAEWSDSSSAIGERSKQDRFDEGNQLENQTVSYHDGSSDIITLQANGRLCDGSSAPQPRSRHDSVDGSTNSSVIRGKQQSVTSGLKNLDLDARSGSSNNVNVRESHSQAEYKPENWMLPDQAVDTLTQLNLAIVGHVDSGKSTLSGRLLHLLGRISKKEMHKYEKEAKLQGKGSFAYAWALDESAEERERGITMTVAVAYFDSRKYHVVVLDSPGHKDFVPNMISGATQADAAILLVDASVGAFEAGVDGSKGQTKEHAQLIRSFGVDQIIVAVNKMDIVEYSKDRFDLIKERLGTFLRSCGFKDSLVSWIPLSAMENQNLVEAPSDVGFSSWYHGPYLLDAIDSLQPPTREFSKPLLMPICDVIKSSSQGQVSACGKLEAGALRSGFKVLIMPSGELGTVRSLERDSQACVIARAGDNVAVTLQGIDGGHVMAGGVLCHPGFPVAVAKHLEMKVLVLDVTTPILIGSQLEFHIHHAKEAARVVKISSLLDRKTGKVARKAPRCLTAKQNAIVEVVLHQPVCVEEFSNSRALGRAFLRALGSTIAVGIVTRIIEEQK from the exons ATGCCTCGTAAAGTAAACTACGgagttgattatgatgatgacTACGATGTCTATGACGattatgattatgatgatgatTCTGCCATAAAAAAGAATG GCAAAGCACTTGAGTCAAAGCGGGAAACTGAAAGGCCTGAGGTCTGGCGTTGTTCCATTTGCACGTACGACAATGAGGGGAGCATGTCTGCATGCGACATTTGTGGGGTTCTTCGAAACCCTGTGGTGAAAAGCAATAGTGATAAGAAAACAG TTGAAGGCAGATGCAAAGATTCTGGAGCATCCATAATGGCCAAGTCTCTTTTTGCATCATTGCCGTGCCAGACACCCAAACAGGCTGTACTATTTCATCAGCAGAAAGATGATTTTGTGATAGAAGAGGGCAATAATTTCCACAAGCTTGGGGATTTCCAAGGACCTATTCATGAATTCTATAATGCGTTTAACATTCATAACAATCACCATATTAATATAG CTCCTTTCAAGTTTGATGTTCCATCCCCAGATGATTTGGTTTCTAATGGATTGTGGTCCTCTAGAACGGGTTCAAAAG CCAGTGTTAATGACTTGAAATCTTCAAAAGTTTCCTCGAAGGTTGCTAAGAAGAGTGGTGCAGTTAGTGGACAATCAAGTGCTGAATGGTCAGATAGCTCCTCTGCAATAGGGGAAAGAAGTAAACAAGATAGATTTGATGAGGGAAACCAGTTGGAGAATCAGACAGTCAGCTATCATGATGGAAGTAGTGACATAATTACTTTACAAGCAAATGGTAGATTGTGTGATGGTTCGTCAGCACCGCAGCCAAGAAGCAGACATGACAGTGTGGATGGGAGCACAAATTCTTCTGTGATTAGGGGCAAGCAGCAGAGTGTTACCAGTGGCTTGaaaaatttggatttggatgcTAGATCTGGATCTTCTAATAATGTTAATGTTAGAGAATCTCATTCACAAGCAGAGTACAAACCTGAAAATTGGATGCTCCCTGACCAAGCTGTAGATACACTGACTCAACTAAATCTTGCAATA GTTGGCCATGTTGATTCTGGAAAATCAACACTCTCAGGTAGACTGCTTCATCTTTTGGGAAGGATAtctaaaaaagaaatgcaCAAATATGAGAAAGAGGCGAAGTTACAG GGTAAGGGCTCTTTCGCATATGCTTGGGCATTGGATGAGAGTGCagaagaaagggaaagagGAATAACTATGACAGTGGCCGTTGCATATTTTGATTCCAGAAAATATCATGTTGTTGTGCTCGACTCGCCTGGCCATAAAGATTTTGTTCCAAACATGATATCTGGGGCAACACAAGCTGATGCCGCGATACTTCTCGTAGATGCTTCAGTTGGCGCATTCGAAGCTGGTGTGGATGGTAGCAAGGGACAGACAAAGGAGCATGCACAACTTATCAGAAGCTTTGGTGTTGATCAAATTATAGTTGCCGTGAACAAGATGGATATTGTTGAGTACTCCAAGGATcggtttgatttgattaaagAGAGACTTGGAACATTTCTCCGTTCCTGTGGCTTCAAAGATTCTTTGGTGTCTTGGATTCCACTGAGTGCCATGGAAAATCAGAATTTGGTAGAAGCTCCTTCTGATGTCGGTTTTTCTTCTTG GTACCATGGACCTTACCTGTTGGATGCAATTGATTCCCTCCAACCTCCCACAAGAGAGTTTTCAAAGCCACTGCTCATGCCTATATGTGATGTCATTAAATCTTCTTCACAAGGACAGGTATCTGCTTGTGGTAAATTGGAAGCGGGAGCTCTCCGAAGTGGATTCAAG GTTCTGATTATGCCTTCGGGAGAATTAGGGACCGTACGCTCTTTAGAACGTGACTCTCAGGCTTGTGTAATTGCGAGAGCTGGAGACAATGTGGCTGTTACTCTGCAAGGCATAGATGGAGGTCATGTGATGGCAGGAGGTGTGCTCTGTCACCCTGGTTTCCCAGTTGCAGTTGCAAAACATTTGGAAATGAAAGTGCTGGTTTTGGATGTTACAACCCCAATTTTAATTGGCTCTCAG TTGGAATTTCACATACACCATGCAAAGGAGGCTGCCAGAGTTGTAAAAATATCGTCATTACTTGATCGCAAGACTGGCAAAGTGGCAAGAAAGGCTCCTCGCTGTCTTACTGCAAAGCAGAACGCCATTGTAGAG GTTGTTTTGCACCAGCCAGTTTGTGTGGAAGAGTTCTCTAATTCCAGAGCCCTTGGGAGGGCATTTTTAAGGGCATTAGGAAGCACTATTGCCGTTGGCATTGTAACCCGGATTATAGAGGAGCAGAAATAG
- the LOC117636574 gene encoding HBS1-like protein isoform X2: MPRKVNYGVDYDDDYDVYDDYDYDDDSAIKKNGKALESKRETERPEVWRCSICTYDNEGSMSACDICGVLRNPVVKSNSDKKTAPFKFDVPSPDDLVSNGLWSSRTGSKASVNDLKSSKVSSKVAKKSGAVSGQSSAEWSDSSSAIGERSKQDRFDEGNQLENQTVSYHDGSSDIITLQANGRLCDGSSAPQPRSRHDSVDGSTNSSVIRGKQQSVTSGLKNLDLDARSGSSNNVNVRESHSQAEYKPENWMLPDQAVDTLTQLNLAIVGHVDSGKSTLSGRLLHLLGRISKKEMHKYEKEAKLQGKGSFAYAWALDESAEERERGITMTVAVAYFDSRKYHVVVLDSPGHKDFVPNMISGATQADAAILLVDASVGAFEAGVDGSKGQTKEHAQLIRSFGVDQIIVAVNKMDIVEYSKDRFDLIKERLGTFLRSCGFKDSLVSWIPLSAMENQNLVEAPSDVGFSSWYHGPYLLDAIDSLQPPTREFSKPLLMPICDVIKSSSQGQVSACGKLEAGALRSGFKVLIMPSGELGTVRSLERDSQACVIARAGDNVAVTLQGIDGGHVMAGGVLCHPGFPVAVAKHLEMKVLVLDVTTPILIGSQLEFHIHHAKEAARVVKISSLLDRKTGKVARKAPRCLTAKQNAIVEVVLHQPVCVEEFSNSRALGRAFLRALGSTIAVGIVTRIIEEQK; the protein is encoded by the exons ATGCCTCGTAAAGTAAACTACGgagttgattatgatgatgacTACGATGTCTATGACGattatgattatgatgatgatTCTGCCATAAAAAAGAATG GCAAAGCACTTGAGTCAAAGCGGGAAACTGAAAGGCCTGAGGTCTGGCGTTGTTCCATTTGCACGTACGACAATGAGGGGAGCATGTCTGCATGCGACATTTGTGGGGTTCTTCGAAACCCTGTGGTGAAAAGCAATAGTGATAAGAAAACAG CTCCTTTCAAGTTTGATGTTCCATCCCCAGATGATTTGGTTTCTAATGGATTGTGGTCCTCTAGAACGGGTTCAAAAG CCAGTGTTAATGACTTGAAATCTTCAAAAGTTTCCTCGAAGGTTGCTAAGAAGAGTGGTGCAGTTAGTGGACAATCAAGTGCTGAATGGTCAGATAGCTCCTCTGCAATAGGGGAAAGAAGTAAACAAGATAGATTTGATGAGGGAAACCAGTTGGAGAATCAGACAGTCAGCTATCATGATGGAAGTAGTGACATAATTACTTTACAAGCAAATGGTAGATTGTGTGATGGTTCGTCAGCACCGCAGCCAAGAAGCAGACATGACAGTGTGGATGGGAGCACAAATTCTTCTGTGATTAGGGGCAAGCAGCAGAGTGTTACCAGTGGCTTGaaaaatttggatttggatgcTAGATCTGGATCTTCTAATAATGTTAATGTTAGAGAATCTCATTCACAAGCAGAGTACAAACCTGAAAATTGGATGCTCCCTGACCAAGCTGTAGATACACTGACTCAACTAAATCTTGCAATA GTTGGCCATGTTGATTCTGGAAAATCAACACTCTCAGGTAGACTGCTTCATCTTTTGGGAAGGATAtctaaaaaagaaatgcaCAAATATGAGAAAGAGGCGAAGTTACAG GGTAAGGGCTCTTTCGCATATGCTTGGGCATTGGATGAGAGTGCagaagaaagggaaagagGAATAACTATGACAGTGGCCGTTGCATATTTTGATTCCAGAAAATATCATGTTGTTGTGCTCGACTCGCCTGGCCATAAAGATTTTGTTCCAAACATGATATCTGGGGCAACACAAGCTGATGCCGCGATACTTCTCGTAGATGCTTCAGTTGGCGCATTCGAAGCTGGTGTGGATGGTAGCAAGGGACAGACAAAGGAGCATGCACAACTTATCAGAAGCTTTGGTGTTGATCAAATTATAGTTGCCGTGAACAAGATGGATATTGTTGAGTACTCCAAGGATcggtttgatttgattaaagAGAGACTTGGAACATTTCTCCGTTCCTGTGGCTTCAAAGATTCTTTGGTGTCTTGGATTCCACTGAGTGCCATGGAAAATCAGAATTTGGTAGAAGCTCCTTCTGATGTCGGTTTTTCTTCTTG GTACCATGGACCTTACCTGTTGGATGCAATTGATTCCCTCCAACCTCCCACAAGAGAGTTTTCAAAGCCACTGCTCATGCCTATATGTGATGTCATTAAATCTTCTTCACAAGGACAGGTATCTGCTTGTGGTAAATTGGAAGCGGGAGCTCTCCGAAGTGGATTCAAG GTTCTGATTATGCCTTCGGGAGAATTAGGGACCGTACGCTCTTTAGAACGTGACTCTCAGGCTTGTGTAATTGCGAGAGCTGGAGACAATGTGGCTGTTACTCTGCAAGGCATAGATGGAGGTCATGTGATGGCAGGAGGTGTGCTCTGTCACCCTGGTTTCCCAGTTGCAGTTGCAAAACATTTGGAAATGAAAGTGCTGGTTTTGGATGTTACAACCCCAATTTTAATTGGCTCTCAG TTGGAATTTCACATACACCATGCAAAGGAGGCTGCCAGAGTTGTAAAAATATCGTCATTACTTGATCGCAAGACTGGCAAAGTGGCAAGAAAGGCTCCTCGCTGTCTTACTGCAAAGCAGAACGCCATTGTAGAG GTTGTTTTGCACCAGCCAGTTTGTGTGGAAGAGTTCTCTAATTCCAGAGCCCTTGGGAGGGCATTTTTAAGGGCATTAGGAAGCACTATTGCCGTTGGCATTGTAACCCGGATTATAGAGGAGCAGAAATAG
- the LOC117616328 gene encoding cytoplasmic 60S subunit biogenesis factor REI1 homolog 1 → MPGLTCNACNKELVDDADQKLHYKSEWHRYNLKRKVAGVPGVTETLFIARQDALAQEKNGLSETPMLYSCGLCGKGYRSSKAHAEHLKSRSHILRASQGTSDQEEKAIIRPLPSRVVNKAPPKRQESDEETEESEDEWEEVDSDEDLVGETAKSLTEMNVDEHASNEDMDEDDFEELDPSCCFMCDLEHDTIESCMVHMHKQHGFFIPDIEYLKDPKGLLTYLGLKVKRDLLCLYCNDRRHPFNSLEAVRKHMSAKSHCKVHYGDGDDEEEAELEEFYDYSSSYVDEAGKQLVVSGDMANSVELGSGGSELIITRRSDDGTSTKTLGSREYLRYYRQKLRPSPTNGTAITAALASRYKSMGLATVQSKERMVRMKVLKEMRRSGVEAMRSKMGMKSNVIRNLPKNCTY, encoded by the exons ATGCCAGGCCTAACATGCAACGCCTGCAACAAAGAGTTGGTGGACGACGCGGACCAAAAGCTCCATTACAAGTCTGAATGGCACCGCTACAATCTCAAGCGCAAG GTAGCCGGTGTTCCCGGGGTGACTGAAACATTATTTATAGCAAGACAAGATGCCCTCGCCCAGGAGAAAAATGGTTTAAGTGAAACCCCGATGCTCTACAGTTGTGGTCTTTGTGGCAAAGGGTATAGAAGTTCTAAGGCTCATGCTGAGCATCTCAAATCACGAAGTCACATTCTGAGGGCCTCTCAAGGGACCAGTGATCAAGAAGAGAAGGCAATAATTAGGCCACTTCCCAGTCGTGTTGTGAATAAAGCTCCCCCAAAAAGACAGGAAAGTGATGAGGAAACTGAAGAAAGTGAAGATGAGTGGGAGGAGGTTGATTCTGACGAAGACTTGGTTGGTGAGACTGCAAAATCTTTGACTGAAATGAACGTAGATGAGCATGCCTCCAATGAGGATATGGATGAAGATGATTTTGAGGAGTTGGATCCATCCTGTTGCTTTATGTGCGATCTAGAGCATGATACCATTGAAAGCTGCATGGTTCACATGCACAAACAACATGGATTCTTCATTCCTGATATTGAGTATTTAAAGGATCCAAAAGGCCTCCTTACTTATCTTGGTCTTAAG GTTAAAAGGGATCTTTTGTGTCTGTACTGCAATGATAGGCGCCATCCTTTTAACAGTTTGGAAGCAGTTAGGAAGCATATGTCGGCAAAAAGCCATTGCAAGGTTCATTATGGCGATGGTGACGATGAAGAAGAAGCCGAGTTGGAAGAGTTCTATGATTACAGCAGCAG TTATGTGGATGAGGCTGGCAAACAATTGGTTGTATCAGGTGATATGGCAAACAGCGTAGAACTTGGGAGTGGTGGCTCTGAGCTCATCATTACTAGAAGATCTGATGATGGCACATCAACCAAAACACTTGGTTCCCGGGAATATTTGCGCTATTATCGCCAGAAGCTGCGTCCATCACCTACAAATGGTACCGCCATTACAGCTGCATTAGCCTCAAG GTACAAGAGCATGGGGTTGGCGACTGTGCAGTCAAAGGAACGAATGGTCAGGATGAAGGTACTGAAGGAAATGAGAAGATCGGGAGTGGAGGCTATGCGCAGTAAGATGGGAATGAAAAGCAACGTCATCCGGAACCTGCCCAAGAATTGCACATATTAG
- the LOC117616082 gene encoding uncharacterized protein LOC117616082 isoform X1, with protein MAFKASNERGVGLQPSSFNMEDVELNTNWEDVTCPICLDFPHNGVLLQCSSYEKGCHAFVCDTNHLHSNCLDRFKSAYGMSSPSKSDVSPAVNTEQMASEEDCRPTCPLCRGEVTGWVVVDKARRHLDVKKRCCEEHQCTFMGTYLELQKHAQLEHPHSRPSKIDPARQLDWDNFQQSSEIIDVLSTIHSEVPRGVVLGDYVIEYGDDETGDEFEDFHGDERNWWTSCILYQVFDNLRNSRNRRRSRVGDARRGSRRASYDNSNSDEGSVTSVEFPEYRADETDDDFMSTNGSSRGGSSHRSSRRRRSRFYDN; from the exons ATGGCCTTTAAAGCTTCTAATGAAAGAGGAGTTGGGCTTCAACCCAGTTCATTCAATATGGAAGATGTTGAATTAAATACAAATTGGGAAGATGTGACTTGTCCTATATGTTTGGATTTCCCTCACAACGGTGTACTCCTTCAGTGCTCATCTTATGAGAAAGGATGCCATGCTTTTGTTTGTGATACAAACCACTTACACTCCAATTGTTTAGACCGTTTCAAAAGTGCATATGGTATGTCATCTCCTTCAAAATCTGATGTGAGTCCTGCAGTAAATACTGAACAAATGGCATCAGAAGAAGATTGCAGGCCTACTTGTCCCTTGTGTAGGGGGGAAGTTACTGGGTGGGTTGTTGTTGACAAGGCTCGTAGACATCTAGATGTGAAGAAGCGTTGTTGTGAGGAGCATCAATGTACGTTTATGGGTACATACTTGGAATTACAAAAACATGCTCAACTAGAGCATCCTCATTCTCGTCCTTCAAAAATTGATCCTGCTCGGCAGCTTGATTGGGATAATTTCCAGCAGTCCTCCGAGATCATAGATGTTTTGAGCACTATTCATTCGGAAGTCCCTCGTGGGGTGGTTTTAGGAGACTATGTGATTGAATATGGTGATGATGAGACTGGAGATGAGTTTGAGGACTTCCATGGGGACGAACGTAACTGGTGGACCTCCTGTATCTTATATCAGGTTTTTGATAACTTACGAAATTCTAGAAACAGAAGAAGGTCAAGAGTTGGTGACGCAAGAAGAGGAAGTCGCCGAGCAAGCTACGATAATTCGAATTCTGATGAAGGTTCTGTGACATCTGTTGAATTCCCTGAGTATAGAGCAGATGAGACTGATGATGATTTTATGAGTACAAATGGGTCCTCAAGGGGTGGCTCCAGTCATCGCAG TTCACGTAGACGTCGTTCTCGCTTCTATGACAATTAG
- the LOC117616082 gene encoding uncharacterized protein LOC117616082 isoform X3, which translates to MAFKASNERGVGLQPSSFNMEDVELNTNWEDVTCPICLDFPHNGVLLQCSSYEKGCHAFVCDTNHLHSNCLDRFKSAYGMSSPSKSDVSPAVNTEQMASEEDCRPTCPLCRGEVTGWVVVDKARRHLDVKKRCCEEHQCTFMGTYLELQKHAQLEHPHSRPSKIDPARQLDWDNFQQSSEIIDVLSTIHSEVPRGVVLGDYVIEYGDDETGDEFEDFHGDERNWWTSCILYQVFDNLRNSRNRRRSRVGDARRGSRRASYDNSNSDEGSVTSVEFPEYRADETDDDFMSTNGSSRGGSSHRR; encoded by the exons ATGGCCTTTAAAGCTTCTAATGAAAGAGGAGTTGGGCTTCAACCCAGTTCATTCAATATGGAAGATGTTGAATTAAATACAAATTGGGAAGATGTGACTTGTCCTATATGTTTGGATTTCCCTCACAACGGTGTACTCCTTCAGTGCTCATCTTATGAGAAAGGATGCCATGCTTTTGTTTGTGATACAAACCACTTACACTCCAATTGTTTAGACCGTTTCAAAAGTGCATATGGTATGTCATCTCCTTCAAAATCTGATGTGAGTCCTGCAGTAAATACTGAACAAATGGCATCAGAAGAAGATTGCAGGCCTACTTGTCCCTTGTGTAGGGGGGAAGTTACTGGGTGGGTTGTTGTTGACAAGGCTCGTAGACATCTAGATGTGAAGAAGCGTTGTTGTGAGGAGCATCAATGTACGTTTATGGGTACATACTTGGAATTACAAAAACATGCTCAACTAGAGCATCCTCATTCTCGTCCTTCAAAAATTGATCCTGCTCGGCAGCTTGATTGGGATAATTTCCAGCAGTCCTCCGAGATCATAGATGTTTTGAGCACTATTCATTCGGAAGTCCCTCGTGGGGTGGTTTTAGGAGACTATGTGATTGAATATGGTGATGATGAGACTGGAGATGAGTTTGAGGACTTCCATGGGGACGAACGTAACTGGTGGACCTCCTGTATCTTATATCAGGTTTTTGATAACTTACGAAATTCTAGAAACAGAAGAAGGTCAAGAGTTGGTGACGCAAGAAGAGGAAGTCGCCGAGCAAGCTACGATAATTCGAATTCTGATGAAGGTTCTGTGACATCTGTTGAATTCCCTGAGTATAGAGCAGATGAGACTGATGATGATTTTATGAGTACAAATGGGTCCTCAAGGGGTGGCTCCAGTCATCGCAG GTGA